The proteins below are encoded in one region of Apium graveolens cultivar Ventura chromosome 4, ASM990537v1, whole genome shotgun sequence:
- the LOC141717150 gene encoding glutathione S-transferase T3-like codes for MSYFTSLLNGNVDEVEDIDSTQILSQIPTFGTQECTQQKKGRATNFSTEEDILLVSAWRNISMNPIQGSNQTHQTYWERITAFYDQNKTFSSDRTANSLSHRWSIINCSVSKFIGYYNKVQELNQSGLSEQDKVRDAMTMYSTLQKKTFQLIQCWTELRNCPKFSSTLKKKTRKSPLESPASSASAQSQFIGTPVHEIEEQMERPMGKKAAKRLKKIEQDAKDVEFIAALNQYCLTFQESRDVCFPPTI; via the exons ATGTCATACTTTACATCTTTGTTGAATGGAAACGTTGACGAAGTTGAGGATATTGATTCAACCCAAATCCTCTCCCAAATACCTACATTTGGTACACAAGAATGTACTCAACAAAAAAAGGGTAGAGCTACTAATTTTTCTACCGAGGAGGATATTTTACTTGTTTCTGCTTGGCGAAACATAAGTATGAATCCAATACAAGGAAGTAATCAAACACATCAAACATATTGGGAAAGAATTACAGCCTTTTACGATCAGAACAAAACATTTTCTAGTGATCGGACAGCTAATTCGTTGTCTCATCGGTGGTCCATTATAAATTGTTCGGTGTCCAAATTTATCGGGTATTACAATAAAGTTCAAGAATTAAATCAAAGCGGACTTAGCGAACAAGACAAG GTACGAGACGCAATGACAATGTATTCAACCCTCCAAAAGAAGACCTTCCAGTTAATACAATGCTGGACAGAATTGCGAAACTGCCCAAAATTCAGTTCAACTTTGAAAAAGAAAACCAGAAAATCTCCTCTTGAAAGCCCTGCATCTTCTGCAAGTGCTCAAAGTCAGTTTATTGGCACTCCTGTCCACGAAATTGAAGAACAAATGGAACGACCAATGGGTAAAAAAGCTGCAAAACGTTTAAAAAAAATCGAACAGGATGCAAAAGATGTTGAATTCATTGCAGCTTTAAATCAATACTGCCTAACATTCCAGGAAAGCCGCGACGTTTGTTTTCCGCCAACAATTTAG